One genomic window of Legionella jordanis includes the following:
- a CDS encoding homospermidine synthase, with the protein MKNNNKLSALSKRIIMLGFGSIGQAVLPLLFRHLNLSPSQILIMSKHAEGEHIAREYAVKFLVVAITRDNLEQTIGEELREEDFLLNLSVDVSSMELIRLCQRKNALYLDASTEPWAGGYTNTSLSPSLRSNYALREEVLKLRRSPAPTAVITHGANPGLVSHFVKQALWNMAKDNGLSCPHPQRASEWAKLAQKLNIKSIHIAEHDSQRSTRVKDPNEFVNTWSVDGFISEGSQPAELSWGSHEKHWPEDAHQHEFGPNTAIYLNRPGASTRVRSWTPTFGAYHGFLITHAESISIGNYLTLKEKELYRPTVHYAYHPCPDAVLSLYELQGQEWFPQENKRLLFSEITQGIDELGVLLMGNKRGAYWFGSQLSIQEARKLAPYNNATSLQVAAGILSGLIWAIQNPVRGIVEPEEMDYRDVLEIAMPYLGRVAGYYSDWTPLKHRGRLFEEKIDETDPWQFLNIRVC; encoded by the coding sequence ATGAAAAACAACAACAAGCTTTCAGCCTTATCTAAACGAATCATCATGCTGGGTTTCGGCAGCATAGGACAAGCGGTTCTACCCTTGTTGTTCCGGCATTTAAATCTATCCCCTTCTCAGATTCTAATCATGAGTAAACATGCTGAGGGAGAGCACATCGCCAGAGAATACGCCGTAAAATTTTTAGTGGTCGCCATTACCCGCGACAATTTGGAACAAACCATTGGTGAAGAACTTAGGGAAGAGGATTTTTTATTGAACTTATCGGTGGATGTATCAAGTATGGAGTTAATTAGACTTTGCCAGCGAAAAAATGCCCTTTATCTGGATGCAAGTACTGAACCTTGGGCAGGAGGATACACCAATACTTCATTGTCACCGTCTTTACGCTCGAATTACGCCTTAAGAGAAGAAGTTTTAAAACTTCGTCGCTCCCCAGCACCAACAGCTGTGATTACTCATGGTGCAAATCCAGGATTAGTTTCTCATTTTGTGAAACAGGCACTTTGGAATATGGCCAAGGACAATGGCTTATCTTGTCCCCATCCACAAAGGGCCTCTGAATGGGCAAAATTAGCTCAAAAATTAAATATTAAAAGCATTCACATTGCCGAGCATGATAGCCAGCGCAGTACTCGAGTGAAAGATCCTAATGAGTTTGTAAACACCTGGTCTGTTGATGGTTTCATTTCGGAGGGGAGTCAACCGGCTGAGCTGAGCTGGGGCTCGCATGAAAAACATTGGCCTGAAGATGCTCACCAGCATGAATTTGGCCCTAACACGGCTATTTATCTTAATCGGCCAGGCGCCAGCACCAGGGTTCGTTCCTGGACTCCCACTTTTGGAGCCTATCATGGTTTTTTAATAACGCATGCGGAATCCATCTCGATAGGGAACTACCTGACTTTAAAAGAAAAGGAGCTTTACCGACCTACTGTGCACTATGCTTACCACCCTTGTCCTGATGCCGTTCTTTCCTTGTATGAACTGCAAGGACAGGAATGGTTTCCTCAAGAAAATAAACGATTACTGTTTTCTGAGATCACGCAAGGTATTGATGAGCTTGGAGTGTTGCTAATGGGAAATAAACGAGGGGCTTATTGGTTTGGCTCCCAGTTATCGATTCAAGAAGCCCGGAAACTGGCTCCTTATAATAATGCCACCAGTTTACAAGTCGCAGCAGGTATACTTTCAGGACTCATTTGGGCCATTCAAAATCCTGTTCGCGGAATCGTAGAACCAGAAGAGATGGATTATCGAGATGTTCTCGAAATAGCCATGCCTTACTTGGGAAGAGTGGCAGGATATTATAGCGATTGGACTCCACTTAAGCATCGCGGCCGATTGTTTGAAGAAAAGATTGATGAAACTGATCCCTGGCAGTTCCTGAATATTCGCGTTTGCTAA
- a CDS encoding alpha/beta fold hydrolase yields MINTKKIIEEDAKIAAFVLPLSEIVNTPKGKIEILHLSSNFRPAKSSDAPTILLIHGAIGGHDQSVWLFDFLFGLGFNVLGLSRPGYCRTPLAPSQTFVEQADLIAAVLDELGINQVIAIGLSAGGPTLYQLAIRHPDKVKALVAINCISRRFQILRTIPKFMPYLLGRVGSWFLNQLVRLKPVLSAKLFLKINSLLSEEEIEARAFEIATDPARFKYINRFYKCILQFNKLRKNGVNNDLKQVRDLKSLALKDIKCPSLIIHGTADAAVLFYDGLYAASCILKAKPIWIEEGSHFGLWLSPQAKEIQSQLIHFVKQYGDSNESS; encoded by the coding sequence ATGATTAACACTAAAAAAATAATTGAAGAGGATGCAAAAATCGCTGCTTTTGTGCTGCCATTGTCTGAGATCGTTAATACTCCCAAAGGAAAGATTGAAATTCTCCATCTAAGCAGCAATTTCAGACCTGCAAAATCTTCAGATGCACCTACGATACTCTTAATTCATGGTGCTATTGGTGGCCATGATCAGAGCGTATGGTTATTTGATTTTCTATTTGGCCTTGGTTTTAATGTCCTGGGTTTATCTCGACCTGGTTATTGCAGAACTCCTCTCGCGCCATCACAAACATTTGTTGAGCAAGCGGATCTGATTGCGGCTGTTCTCGATGAACTAGGCATCAATCAAGTCATCGCCATAGGCCTAAGCGCAGGCGGACCTACACTTTACCAATTAGCCATTCGCCATCCAGATAAAGTAAAGGCTTTAGTCGCCATTAACTGCATCTCCAGGCGCTTTCAAATACTTCGCACTATTCCCAAATTTATGCCTTATTTATTGGGACGGGTAGGAAGCTGGTTCTTGAATCAGTTGGTAAGACTTAAACCTGTGTTGAGCGCGAAGCTCTTTTTAAAAATCAATTCTTTATTAAGCGAAGAAGAGATTGAGGCACGCGCTTTTGAAATCGCAACTGATCCCGCACGATTTAAATACATTAACCGATTCTACAAATGCATTTTACAGTTCAACAAGCTGCGGAAGAATGGCGTAAACAATGATTTAAAACAAGTCCGTGATTTAAAATCTTTGGCTTTGAAAGACATCAAATGCCCAAGCCTGATAATCCATGGGACTGCCGATGCCGCGGTGTTATTTTACGATGGCCTGTATGCTGCATCTTGCATCTTAAAGGCAAAGCCTATTTGGATTGAAGAGGGTTCGCATTTTGGCTTATGGTTAAGTCCACAAGCCAAAGAGATCCAGAGTCAACTTATCCATTTTGTCAAGCAATATGGCGATAGCAATGAGAGTTCTTAG
- a CDS encoding LemA family protein, with protein sequence MSTAVIIILVLVVLIFFWAIGVFNKLIGMIEAINNNKRQIDIQLDRRYKVFESLIETVKKYMNYEQTTLKDVVALRNQAQAAKAAGDEKARMNAENQISQIASGLNVVFEQYPDLKANTNALQLQEEIVNTENKLSYAKQAYNDSIERYYAKKKSFFESMVVSMFSSKLDKEYDYWALPEEQIQAREAYTVKF encoded by the coding sequence ATGAGTACTGCGGTTATTATCATTTTAGTCCTGGTTGTACTTATATTTTTCTGGGCAATCGGCGTATTTAACAAGTTGATTGGCATGATAGAGGCGATAAATAACAACAAACGGCAAATTGATATCCAACTGGATCGCCGCTATAAAGTATTCGAATCCCTCATTGAGACGGTGAAAAAATACATGAATTATGAGCAAACCACGCTTAAAGATGTGGTTGCTTTGCGTAACCAGGCTCAAGCGGCCAAAGCCGCTGGGGATGAAAAGGCACGAATGAATGCCGAGAATCAAATTTCACAAATTGCTTCGGGACTTAATGTGGTTTTTGAACAATATCCCGATCTAAAAGCGAATACCAATGCGCTGCAGCTGCAAGAGGAAATAGTCAATACTGAAAATAAACTGTCTTATGCCAAACAGGCTTACAATGACAGCATTGAACGTTACTACGCAAAAAAGAAATCCTTTTTTGAATCGATGGTTGTCAGTATGTTTTCCTCTAAATTAGACAAAGAATATGATTATTGGGCATTACCTGAAGAGCAAATTCAGGCCCGTGAGGCTTATACCGTAAAATTCTGA
- the htpX gene encoding zinc metalloprotease HtpX yields the protein MALKDYHASVGDWREQLRKNERKTRLVIAIFFAIYLAIGLLADMVILVNNYPNATLEQCLWALLSFRVWPYGTMIMLVVAVISLLITYSFYDRIMLLGTEYREITAETAQNLQEQQLYNVVEEMKVAAGLHFMPKVFLIEADYMNAFAAGYSEKSAMVAITRGLMEKLNRAEMQAVMSHELSHIRHHDIKLTLTVAILSNILLIVIDMLFYSSLYRRDRRNDNNNVLFMVIMLLRYLLPIITVVLALFLSRTREYMADAGAVELMRDNDPMARALLKIADDHQQHAEQYRHQYGETPHEQVRQASYLFDPSSIDPIKSLNNLFSTHPSLEQRLRALGFKPK from the coding sequence ATGGCCTTGAAGGATTATCATGCTTCCGTGGGCGACTGGCGAGAGCAGTTACGTAAAAATGAACGTAAAACTCGTCTGGTCATTGCCATTTTTTTTGCCATTTATCTGGCAATCGGTTTGCTAGCAGACATGGTTATCCTGGTGAATAATTATCCAAATGCAACCCTTGAGCAATGCTTGTGGGCTTTGCTCAGCTTTAGGGTCTGGCCTTATGGCACCATGATCATGCTGGTGGTTGCAGTAATCTCCTTATTAATTACTTACTCGTTTTATGATCGCATCATGTTGTTAGGGACGGAGTACCGTGAAATAACAGCTGAAACGGCGCAAAATTTACAAGAGCAGCAATTGTATAATGTAGTTGAGGAAATGAAAGTGGCTGCCGGATTGCATTTTATGCCGAAGGTTTTTTTGATTGAAGCCGATTATATGAATGCATTCGCTGCAGGATACAGCGAAAAGTCAGCGATGGTTGCAATTACCCGTGGCTTAATGGAAAAGTTAAACCGGGCTGAAATGCAGGCTGTGATGTCGCATGAATTAAGCCATATCAGGCATCACGACATTAAACTGACGCTCACGGTGGCCATATTAAGCAACATTTTGCTCATCGTGATTGATATGCTGTTTTATTCAAGCCTATATCGACGAGACCGGCGCAATGATAATAATAATGTTTTATTTATGGTAATCATGTTATTGCGCTATCTGCTGCCCATTATAACTGTGGTACTGGCTTTATTTTTAAGCCGCACCCGGGAATACATGGCCGATGCGGGAGCGGTAGAATTGATGCGTGATAATGATCCAATGGCTCGCGCTTTACTGAAAATAGCAGATGATCATCAGCAGCATGCTGAGCAGTATCGTCATCAATATGGTGAGACTCCCCATGAACAAGTACGACAAGCCTCGTACTTGTTTGATCCCTCAAGCATTGACCCGATAAAATCTCTGAATAATCTGTTTTCTACACACCCAAGTCTGGAGCAGCGCTTAAGGGCTTTAGGCTTTAAGCCCAAATAA
- a CDS encoding magnesium transporter CorA family protein, with translation MIIAYLDNGALQAHEIHKHNLALLEQALWIDLVSPSMDEENLLEQTLNLNIPTREEMWEIELSSRLYKNKDALFMTANMIAHADSPNPKNEAVTFVLTKSKLITVRYIEPSAFKLFIMQLHKFEVNRANAVILLIGLLEAAVDRFADILESIAHKLEQVSKSIFRPELIADDHEEQLNYQQVILKIGNLADLNTAARECLVSFSRLIAFFSQAASTQVDNEGQSRIATLTKDINSLSDHASFISTKVNFLLDATLGMINIEQNRIIKIFSVAAVIFLPPTLIASIYGMNFKWMPELESPWGYWLALSAMLLSAILPYKFFKYKKWL, from the coding sequence ATGATTATTGCATATCTGGACAATGGTGCCTTGCAAGCCCACGAAATACATAAGCACAATCTGGCTCTGCTTGAACAAGCCCTTTGGATTGACCTGGTTTCACCCAGCATGGATGAGGAAAACTTGCTGGAGCAAACGCTTAACTTAAATATCCCAACCCGCGAAGAGATGTGGGAAATTGAGTTATCAAGTCGTTTGTATAAAAACAAAGATGCCTTGTTCATGACCGCCAATATGATCGCCCATGCGGATTCCCCAAATCCCAAAAACGAAGCAGTCACCTTTGTCTTGACCAAAAGCAAATTAATCACCGTGCGTTATATCGAACCCTCCGCATTTAAGCTGTTCATCATGCAACTGCACAAATTTGAAGTGAATCGCGCAAATGCAGTGATTCTCTTAATTGGTTTATTGGAAGCTGCTGTGGACCGATTTGCAGACATTCTCGAAAGCATAGCTCATAAATTGGAACAGGTATCGAAAAGCATTTTCCGACCTGAATTGATTGCCGATGATCATGAGGAGCAATTGAATTACCAACAAGTCATTTTGAAAATCGGAAATTTGGCTGATTTGAACACCGCTGCAAGAGAATGCCTGGTGAGCTTCAGTCGCCTCATTGCTTTTTTTAGCCAGGCAGCGTCCACACAAGTAGATAATGAAGGCCAAAGCCGCATCGCAACCCTGACGAAAGATATTAATTCCTTAAGCGATCATGCCAGTTTCATTTCCACCAAGGTAAATTTTTTGCTGGATGCCACTTTGGGAATGATCAACATTGAGCAAAACCGAATCATAAAAATCTTTTCGGTGGCAGCCGTTATTTTTTTACCTCCGACGCTAATTGCAAGCATTTATGGCATGAATTTCAAATGGATGCCTGAACTCGAATCACCCTGGGGATATTGGCTTGCTTTGTCTGCGATGCTTCTTTCGGCAATTTTGCCTTATAAATTTTTTAAATATAAAAAATGGTTATAA
- the argH gene encoding argininosuccinate lyase: MTSKTWGGRFKKAIDERVAQFNASLSFDFLLFPYDIAGSKAHARMLAKQGLLTVVEAKQIEEALTEIEMELKEGQHVLDNSCEDVHMFIEQLLINKLGEVGKKLHTGRSRNDQVALDLRLYSREAGQQIEELLRQLIATLNRLAEQHQNDRLPGYTHLQPAQPIYLGWFFKAYLSMFQRDMSRFEDWHKRMNFSPLGAGALAGSNLPLDRHWVAEQLGFQGIIDNTIDAVSDRDFVIEFCSVAAIIMMHLSRLCEDLILWASEEFHFVELDDAFATGSSLMPNKKNPDVLELIRGKTGRVYGHLAAILTVMKALPLSYNKDMQEDKEILFDKVNTLKACLSIIRPFLENLHFNTTAMEERANSGYLEATHVLEELVLQGVPFRDAHHLVGQWVKQAIDEQCSLAEIIQQQNNHLNLDSKD, translated from the coding sequence ATGACCAGTAAAACATGGGGGGGACGATTCAAAAAAGCCATCGATGAACGTGTGGCTCAATTTAATGCTTCTTTATCTTTTGACTTCCTGCTATTCCCCTACGATATTGCAGGAAGCAAAGCTCATGCCCGCATGCTGGCTAAACAAGGTTTACTCACTGTAGTGGAGGCCAAGCAAATTGAAGAAGCATTAACTGAGATCGAGATGGAACTAAAGGAAGGTCAGCATGTGTTAGATAACTCCTGTGAAGACGTCCATATGTTTATTGAGCAATTGCTCATCAATAAACTTGGTGAAGTCGGCAAAAAGCTCCATACAGGCCGCAGTCGAAATGATCAAGTTGCCTTGGATTTGCGCTTGTATTCTCGCGAAGCAGGCCAACAGATTGAAGAGTTGTTAAGACAACTTATAGCGACATTGAATAGATTGGCAGAACAACATCAAAACGACCGCCTCCCCGGTTATACCCACCTGCAGCCTGCACAACCCATATATTTAGGCTGGTTTTTCAAAGCTTATCTGTCTATGTTTCAACGTGACATGAGCCGTTTTGAAGACTGGCACAAACGCATGAATTTCTCCCCCCTGGGGGCTGGGGCCTTAGCAGGAAGCAACCTTCCCTTAGACAGACACTGGGTGGCTGAACAACTCGGCTTCCAGGGTATTATCGATAACACGATAGATGCTGTAAGCGATAGGGATTTTGTCATTGAATTTTGCAGCGTTGCGGCCATTATCATGATGCATTTGTCACGCCTGTGTGAGGATTTGATTTTGTGGGCTAGCGAAGAATTTCATTTTGTAGAACTTGATGATGCTTTTGCCACTGGCTCGTCTCTTATGCCCAATAAAAAAAACCCGGATGTTTTGGAGTTAATCCGGGGTAAAACAGGGAGAGTTTATGGCCATCTCGCAGCAATATTAACGGTGATGAAGGCTTTGCCTTTAAGCTACAACAAAGACATGCAGGAGGACAAAGAAATATTATTTGATAAGGTTAACACGCTGAAAGCTTGTTTGAGCATCATACGTCCCTTTTTAGAAAACCTGCATTTTAATACCACAGCAATGGAGGAAAGGGCAAACAGCGGTTACTTAGAAGCTACTCATGTACTGGAAGAGCTCGTGTTGCAGGGAGTTCCTTTTCGCGACGCCCATCATCTCGTTGGCCAATGGGTTAAGCAAGCCATTGATGAGCAATGCTCCCTAGCAGAAATTATTCAACAACAAAATAATCATTTAAATCTAGATTCTAAAGACTAA
- a CDS encoding argininosuccinate synthase: MTESNQNKIVLAYSGGLDTSVMIPWLKENYHNAEVIAVICNLGQQENLEAIKEKAIKSGAAKACLLDVQEEFIHNYLWRLVKAGALYENQYILGTISRPLIAKKIIEIALKENAYAVAHGATGKGNDQVRFEYSFKALAPDLKIIAPWREWDIKSRQEAIQYAKQHGIEVPVTPQSPFSRDQNLWYVSHEGGVLEDPAHESPKDLLLITSPLEETPNETEAISLQFEQGVPIALNGECLSPKLLLQSLNETAGKHGIGVCDIIENRLVGMKIRGIYEAPGAFVLYKAHQMLESLCLERQLLHLKQSLQHNYANLVYEGRWFSQTRKALDAFIDETQRYISGTVHLKLFKGNILASSMSSPYSLHNPAFATFEEDCVYDQKDAEGFINLFSLSAKIYGMVHKGDQHDQ, translated from the coding sequence ATGACTGAAAGCAATCAAAATAAAATTGTACTGGCCTACTCTGGCGGCTTGGATACGTCGGTTATGATCCCCTGGCTTAAGGAAAATTATCACAACGCAGAAGTTATTGCCGTCATTTGCAACCTAGGACAGCAAGAAAATCTTGAGGCAATCAAGGAGAAGGCGATTAAAAGCGGGGCTGCTAAAGCCTGTTTACTCGATGTACAAGAGGAGTTCATTCATAACTACCTCTGGCGCTTGGTCAAAGCGGGTGCCCTCTACGAAAATCAGTACATCTTAGGCACGATTTCTCGCCCCTTAATTGCCAAAAAGATCATTGAAATCGCCCTAAAAGAAAATGCTTATGCGGTGGCCCACGGCGCAACGGGCAAGGGTAACGATCAAGTGCGGTTTGAATACAGCTTTAAAGCCCTTGCCCCGGACTTGAAAATCATAGCCCCATGGCGTGAATGGGACATTAAATCCCGACAAGAAGCCATTCAATATGCCAAACAGCATGGAATTGAAGTTCCGGTAACGCCACAATCCCCATTTTCTCGCGACCAAAACCTTTGGTATGTTTCACATGAAGGAGGAGTATTAGAAGATCCTGCCCATGAATCGCCTAAAGATTTACTGTTGATCACTTCTCCTTTAGAAGAAACTCCCAACGAAACTGAAGCCATCAGCCTCCAGTTCGAGCAGGGAGTGCCCATTGCTCTAAACGGCGAATGCTTATCCCCGAAACTTCTCTTGCAAAGTTTGAATGAAACAGCCGGCAAGCATGGAATTGGCGTTTGCGACATCATTGAAAACCGCTTAGTAGGTATGAAAATTAGAGGGATCTATGAAGCACCTGGCGCTTTTGTTCTTTACAAAGCGCATCAAATGCTAGAAAGCTTATGCCTTGAGCGTCAATTGCTGCATCTAAAACAATCCTTACAGCATAATTACGCTAATTTGGTGTACGAAGGCCGCTGGTTTTCCCAAACCAGGAAAGCTTTGGATGCTTTCATCGATGAAACGCAACGATACATCAGCGGCACTGTCCATTTAAAATTATTTAAGGGGAACATACTGGCCAGCAGCATGTCCTCACCCTACAGCCTTCATAATCCTGCGTTCGCTACCTTTGAAGAAGATTGCGTGTATGATCAAAAAGACGCAGAAGGTTTTATTAATCTGTTTTCATTGTCGGCCAAAATATACGGCATGGTGCACAAAGGAGACCAGCATGACCAGTAA
- a CDS encoding ATP-binding cassette domain-containing protein produces MLQVKNASKNFGIHNVFNAVSFSVFPHEIVGLAGASGSGKSTLLRCLQGFERLDHGSIHFDGRSGFMFQDFQLFPHMTVLNNLIYAPNLKDGKEHKEEAFSLLKQLGIADKAHVLPARLSGGQKQRVALARSLMMKPSLLLCDEPTSGLDLASIEDVIVLLNTVKALGVSMVIASHDLNFLSQLSDRVLIIGNGKLLADLQPKQLEKPIEELRQYYQEKNHD; encoded by the coding sequence ATGTTGCAGGTTAAAAACGCCTCTAAAAATTTTGGTATTCATAACGTCTTCAATGCAGTTAGTTTCAGCGTTTTCCCTCATGAAATTGTGGGATTAGCCGGAGCCTCTGGCAGTGGAAAATCTACATTACTGCGTTGCCTTCAAGGTTTTGAACGCCTAGACCATGGCTCAATTCATTTTGATGGGCGAAGCGGCTTCATGTTTCAGGATTTTCAATTGTTTCCACACATGACGGTGCTTAACAATTTAATTTATGCCCCGAATCTTAAAGACGGCAAAGAGCACAAAGAAGAAGCATTCTCTTTGCTCAAGCAATTAGGCATTGCGGATAAAGCCCATGTTTTGCCTGCGCGTTTGTCAGGGGGGCAAAAACAACGCGTCGCCTTAGCGCGAAGCTTAATGATGAAACCTTCCCTTTTGTTGTGCGATGAGCCCACTTCAGGGCTTGATTTGGCAAGCATAGAAGACGTAATTGTTTTGCTCAATACTGTAAAAGCATTGGGAGTTAGCATGGTGATTGCATCGCATGATTTAAATTTTTTAAGTCAATTGTCCGATCGCGTGCTCATCATTGGCAATGGGAAATTGCTCGCAGATTTGCAACCCAAGCAATTGGAAAAACCAATTGAAGAATTAAGACAGTATTACCAGGAGAAAAATCATGACTGA
- a CDS encoding amino acid ABC transporter permease yields MSAVYQNLLFIGQGMVLTLLLLIGGLGLGLLLGTFLAISRHLNWFKSIINRFISLVRGTPLILQLSFVYFALPQLLGLNLTVLTAGILTFGLNSSAYIAEILRAGIEHIPNGQFEAAKTLEIPAFYVWKDIILPQVLKNILPALINESIALLKETALISTIGGMDLMRKAQALAAEQFSYFLPLCIAGLYYYGFVVLIEYLSKKIAQGEAHVAG; encoded by the coding sequence ATGAGTGCGGTCTATCAAAATCTACTGTTTATTGGACAGGGCATGGTCTTAACTCTCCTGCTCTTAATTGGCGGTTTAGGCCTTGGGCTTTTGCTGGGAACATTTTTAGCAATTAGCCGCCATCTAAATTGGTTTAAAAGCATCATAAACCGGTTTATTTCCCTGGTGCGGGGTACTCCCTTAATCCTGCAATTGAGCTTTGTTTATTTTGCCTTACCCCAGTTATTGGGTTTGAATTTAACCGTTTTGACGGCTGGTATCTTAACCTTTGGATTAAATAGCTCGGCTTACATTGCTGAAATTTTACGGGCCGGAATAGAACATATCCCCAATGGCCAGTTTGAAGCGGCAAAAACTCTCGAAATTCCTGCATTCTACGTTTGGAAAGATATTATTTTACCCCAGGTGCTAAAAAACATTTTACCGGCCCTTATTAATGAAAGTATTGCCCTTCTTAAAGAAACAGCATTAATTTCAACCATCGGTGGCATGGACCTCATGCGAAAAGCCCAAGCACTTGCGGCAGAACAATTCAGCTATTTTCTCCCGCTTTGCATTGCAGGATTGTATTACTATGGTTTTGTAGTGCTCATTGAATACCTAAGCAAAAAAATTGCACAAGGAGAAGCACATGTTGCAGGTTAA
- a CDS encoding ABC transporter substrate-binding protein produces MKPFVITILLSSSLLLMGCNDEKNEQVIHFGIAAEYPPFEYQKGNQLKGFDVDLANLIAAHLGKKAEFDNMQFSTILPALSSGKVDAAISTITITKERSNNFDFSNPYYFEEMATVFRNESPVLDLKHLKDKKTACQLGSTMEIWLKNHIPGENIVSLDNNNQAIEALKAGHVEAVLMDAPQAALFSQKNPRLLYAIIAHSEDGYGIALKKGSPLSAKINRALNTLKANGKLEELKNKWLVGVK; encoded by the coding sequence ATGAAGCCGTTTGTAATTACTATTCTATTGAGCAGCTCTCTATTATTGATGGGATGCAATGATGAAAAAAATGAGCAAGTAATCCATTTTGGCATTGCCGCCGAATATCCACCTTTTGAATATCAAAAAGGCAATCAGCTGAAAGGTTTTGATGTGGACTTAGCCAATTTGATTGCCGCCCATCTGGGTAAAAAAGCTGAGTTTGACAACATGCAGTTTAGCACCATTTTACCAGCCCTAAGCAGCGGTAAAGTGGATGCTGCAATATCCACCATCACCATCACTAAAGAACGAAGCAACAATTTTGACTTTAGTAATCCCTACTATTTTGAAGAAATGGCTACTGTGTTTCGCAATGAGAGCCCTGTGCTTGATTTAAAACATTTGAAGGACAAAAAAACGGCCTGTCAATTGGGCAGCACCATGGAAATCTGGCTAAAGAATCATATACCGGGGGAAAATATTGTCAGCCTGGATAATAACAACCAGGCCATTGAGGCATTAAAAGCTGGACATGTTGAAGCAGTACTCATGGACGCTCCTCAGGCTGCATTATTCAGCCAAAAAAACCCAAGGCTGCTATATGCCATTATTGCCCATTCCGAAGATGGCTATGGCATTGCTTTAAAGAAGGGTTCGCCTTTAAGTGCCAAAATCAATCGTGCACTCAACACTCTGAAAGCCAATGGCAAATTGGAAGAATTAAAAAATAAATGGCTTGTGGGGGTAAAATGA
- a CDS encoding arginine repressor — MSYDSILDGHILSIVQTREIMEQSDLQHFLSERGYDIPQATLSRKLKKLKIAKVAGVYRVVDFALPNLPLVLNMQISDFGLIVLHTHPASASSLASFIDRKYVSFSFQEESPSGIIGTIAGDDTVILIIKNKQLLPNALAILKQEFPYLDS; from the coding sequence ATGTCCTACGACAGCATTCTTGATGGGCACATTTTAAGCATTGTGCAAACCCGGGAAATTATGGAGCAAAGCGATTTACAACACTTTCTAAGCGAAAGAGGCTATGATATTCCCCAAGCTACATTGTCACGTAAACTTAAAAAGCTGAAAATTGCCAAAGTGGCAGGTGTGTACCGGGTGGTTGATTTTGCACTTCCTAACCTGCCATTAGTGTTAAATATGCAAATCTCTGATTTTGGTTTAATTGTCCTACACACCCACCCTGCAAGCGCCAGCAGCCTGGCATCCTTTATTGACCGAAAATACGTGAGTTTCTCTTTTCAGGAGGAAAGCCCTTCAGGAATTATTGGCACCATAGCCGGTGATGATACGGTAATACTCATTATAAAAAACAAACAGCTTTTGCCAAATGCATTGGCTATTTTAAAGCAGGAATTTCCTTATCTGGACAGTTGA
- a CDS encoding TIGR02444 family protein — MPNNILIAEMNNPFWQFSLRVYHCRQVRESCLNLQDQFHVNVNLLLLCLWLSMYVEPIEQEEFLSACHAIKNWQDYLTIPLRKLRQFLKTEISNDWLKNFYHQLLQDELISEAYQQHQLFLHFKDKQRSKPEENKQLAFCYLQWLFTDSQLDADESTLINFINILCAAFEDES, encoded by the coding sequence ATGCCAAATAATATTTTGATTGCCGAAATGAATAACCCATTTTGGCAGTTCTCGCTTAGGGTTTATCATTGTAGGCAAGTCAGAGAAAGTTGCCTGAATTTGCAAGATCAATTTCACGTTAACGTGAATTTGCTGCTTCTTTGCCTTTGGCTTTCCATGTATGTTGAACCCATTGAACAAGAAGAGTTTTTAAGCGCTTGCCATGCGATTAAAAACTGGCAAGATTACTTAACAATTCCGTTAAGAAAGCTACGCCAATTTTTAAAAACAGAAATCAGCAACGATTGGCTCAAGAATTTTTACCATCAGCTCTTACAAGATGAGCTGATTTCTGAAGCCTATCAGCAACATCAGCTGTTCCTGCATTTTAAAGACAAGCAAAGGAGCAAACCTGAAGAAAATAAACAATTGGCTTTTTGTTATTTACAATGGCTATTCACCGATTCGCAATTAGATGCTGACGAATCCACTCTAATCAATTTTATTAACATTCTCTGTGCTGCCTTCGAGGATGAATCCTGA